The following proteins are co-located in the Dehalococcoides mccartyi 195 genome:
- the cobT gene encoding nicotinate-nucleotide--dimethylbenzimidazole phosphoribosyltransferase → MELLNATLAKIHGLDKEAMTKAQAHQDILTKPQGSLGKLEAIAVQLAGIQGNAKPQTARKAIITMAGDHGIIDEKFHNWPKEVTAQMLQNFAHGGAAINVLSRQVGARNVVVALGVATPMAEDPNIINRNIAPGTNNMVYGPAMTREQAVKAIETGIEIVNAEVKKGLDLVGTGDMGIGNTSPSAAICSVITGRSLEEVTGRGTGASDEQMKLKRNAIAKAIALNKPNAQDALDVLSKVGGYEIGGLAGVILGAAANRVGVVVDGFISGAAALIAYTICPQAKDFMFAAHQSVEPGHRILLEHMGLDAILKMDMRLGEGTGAALAMNIIEASNRIQHEMASFADAGVSEKQS, encoded by the coding sequence ATGGAACTATTAAATGCAACACTGGCAAAGATACACGGGCTTGATAAAGAGGCCATGACCAAGGCTCAGGCCCATCAGGATATCCTGACTAAACCACAGGGTTCTTTAGGCAAGCTGGAAGCCATTGCGGTTCAGCTTGCAGGCATTCAGGGGAATGCTAAGCCCCAAACTGCCCGCAAAGCCATTATCACCATGGCTGGCGACCACGGTATTATTGATGAAAAGTTTCACAACTGGCCCAAAGAAGTAACCGCCCAGATGCTGCAAAATTTCGCCCATGGCGGTGCCGCCATAAATGTCCTTTCCAGACAGGTGGGGGCGCGTAATGTGGTGGTTGCTTTGGGGGTGGCCACCCCCATGGCGGAAGACCCGAATATAATCAACCGCAATATTGCCCCCGGTACCAATAACATGGTTTACGGTCCGGCTATGACCCGCGAGCAGGCGGTAAAAGCTATTGAAACAGGTATAGAGATTGTAAACGCCGAGGTTAAAAAGGGGCTGGATTTGGTAGGTACCGGTGATATGGGTATCGGCAATACTTCCCCTTCCGCCGCTATCTGCTCTGTCATTACCGGGCGGTCACTTGAAGAGGTAACCGGGCGGGGTACCGGTGCGTCAGACGAGCAGATGAAGCTGAAACGCAATGCCATTGCCAAGGCAATTGCCCTTAACAAACCCAATGCCCAAGATGCGCTGGATGTGCTGTCCAAGGTGGGCGGCTATGAAATAGGCGGTCTGGCAGGAGTAATACTGGGTGCGGCAGCCAACAGAGTGGGGGTGGTTGTAGACGGCTTTATTTCAGGTGCGGCGGCACTTATTGCGTATACTATCTGCCCGCAGGCAAAGGACTTTATGTTTGCCGCTCACCAGTCGGTAGAGCCGGGACACCGTATTTTGCTTGAACACATGGGGCTGGATGCTATTTTGAAAATGGATATGCGGCTGGGTGAAGGCACTGGTGCCGCCCTTGCCATGAATATTATCGAAGCATCCAACCGTATCCAGCACGAGATGGCCTCTTTTGCAGATGCCGGGGTTTCCGAAAAGCAAAGTTAG
- a CDS encoding cobalamin biosynthesis protein: MEVLFIFLLALIIDLVFGDPPNAFHPVAYMGRVIALFERAGFKGGRVYQFVYGIVMVFIAMALFFIPVYFLLDWLHGVNSVVYIIVSAVLLKMCFTVTGLRKAALLIKQLLEKDDIAQARFELRSLVSRDTSKLPQPKLVAAAVESVAESIGDGFVAPLFFFLIFGVPGVMAYRVVSTFDSMVGYRGKYEYLGKFAARFDDVLNFIPARLSALCILIASLFGRYSPAGAWRIMWRDHAKTQSPNAGWPMATAAGALEVCLEKVGHYSLGDNIRELVPQTISRSLLLINSAAFIWVLISAGVIYFVRIA, encoded by the coding sequence TTGGAAGTCCTTTTTATATTCCTGCTGGCGCTCATTATTGATTTGGTTTTTGGAGACCCGCCTAATGCTTTTCATCCGGTAGCCTATATGGGCAGGGTAATTGCCCTTTTTGAGCGGGCAGGGTTTAAGGGCGGTAGGGTCTACCAGTTTGTTTACGGTATAGTCATGGTTTTTATTGCCATGGCACTTTTTTTTATACCGGTATATTTTCTGCTGGACTGGCTGCATGGAGTAAACAGTGTAGTTTACATAATAGTGTCGGCCGTTTTACTCAAGATGTGTTTTACGGTAACCGGCTTGCGTAAGGCCGCTTTGCTGATTAAACAATTGTTAGAAAAAGATGACATTGCCCAGGCCCGTTTTGAGCTCCGCTCACTGGTTTCACGTGATACCTCCAAACTGCCTCAGCCCAAACTGGTGGCGGCGGCGGTGGAATCTGTGGCGGAGAGTATCGGAGACGGGTTTGTGGCGCCGCTCTTTTTCTTTCTGATATTCGGCGTGCCCGGTGTTATGGCCTACCGGGTAGTTAGCACCTTTGACAGCATGGTGGGTTACCGCGGCAAATACGAATATCTGGGCAAGTTTGCCGCCAGATTTGATGATGTGCTTAATTTTATTCCGGCCAGACTGTCTGCCTTGTGCATACTGATTGCCAGCTTATTTGGGCGTTACAGCCCGGCAGGGGCATGGCGGATAATGTGGCGTGACCACGCCAAGACCCAAAGCCCCAATGCCGGCTGGCCAATGGCGACTGCGGCCGGTGCCCTTGAAGTTTGTCTGGAAAAAGTGGGACACTACTCACTGGGGGATAATATCAGGGAGCTTGTTCCCCAAACTATCAGCCGTTCGCTGCTGCTTATAAACAGTGCGGCCTTTATCTGGGTTTTAATAAGCGCGGGAGTGATTTATTTTGTCCGTATCGCCTAA
- a CDS encoding FecCD family ABC transporter permease: MLGLLGLLLLAAIFAISFGSVEVPFFTTISIIISKIPFIHISPDWTVNTQTIIWDIRLPRVLLAGVVGMALAVAGATYQGLFCNPLADPYLIGVAQGAAVGAVLGLILGIGFDILGIFATPLFAFVGAFGAVGVVYMLARVGNRLTVTTLILAGVALGSFLTAVVSYLITVSGDKIHSVMFWLMGSFSMAAWDSVKIVVPIVIIGTIVILLFARSLNLIQLGEEQAQELGVDVERMKIFLLTAATLITAAAVSFVGIIGFVGIIVPHAVRLIWGADYRFLLPLSALVGAVFMIMADIASRTLVAPNEIPVGAITALVGAPFFLYLLRKRTRMLF; the protein is encoded by the coding sequence ATGCTCGGGTTGCTTGGATTGCTGCTGCTGGCGGCAATCTTTGCTATTTCATTCGGCTCGGTTGAAGTGCCGTTTTTTACCACTATATCCATTATAATTTCAAAAATCCCCTTTATACATATCAGCCCTGACTGGACTGTAAATACCCAGACTATTATTTGGGATATCCGTTTGCCCAGAGTCCTGCTGGCCGGAGTGGTGGGTATGGCTTTGGCTGTGGCCGGGGCTACATATCAGGGGCTTTTCTGTAACCCTCTGGCAGACCCTTATCTTATCGGTGTGGCCCAAGGGGCGGCGGTAGGCGCTGTACTGGGGCTGATACTAGGTATCGGTTTTGATATACTGGGTATTTTCGCAACCCCGCTGTTTGCCTTTGTGGGGGCGTTCGGGGCGGTAGGTGTTGTGTATATGCTGGCCAGGGTGGGAAACCGCCTTACGGTTACCACTTTGATACTGGCCGGTGTGGCACTGGGCTCATTCCTTACGGCTGTTGTATCGTATTTGATTACGGTCAGCGGCGACAAGATTCACTCTGTTATGTTCTGGCTGATGGGCAGTTTTTCTATGGCTGCCTGGGACAGTGTAAAAATAGTTGTACCTATTGTAATCATAGGTACTATAGTTATACTTTTATTTGCCCGTTCGCTGAACCTTATTCAGCTGGGTGAAGAGCAGGCTCAGGAACTGGGGGTAGATGTGGAGCGGATGAAAATCTTCCTCCTTACGGCAGCTACCCTGATAACAGCCGCAGCGGTATCTTTTGTGGGTATTATCGGTTTTGTGGGTATTATAGTTCCCCACGCCGTGAGACTAATCTGGGGGGCGGATTACCGTTTCCTGCTGCCGCTTTCGGCTCTGGTGGGGGCGGTATTTATGATAATGGCTGACATTGCCTCCCGTACGTTGGTTGCTCCCAATGAAATCCCGGTGGGGGCTATTACGGCACTGGTGGGTGCGCCCTTTTTCCTGTATTTGCTTAGAAAACGCACCCGAATGCTCTTTTAG
- the tkt gene encoding transketolase, translating to MSNTKSDSLCINALRFLAVDAVQKANSGHPGAPMGMAAMAYALWQNFLKHNPQDPAWPNRDRFILSAGHASALLYSLLHLTGYDLPLDELKNFRQWGSKTPGHPEYGLTPGVEMTTGPLGQGFASGVGMAMAEAHLAAVFNQPDCKIIDHYTYGIVSDGDLMEGVASEAASLAGHLALGKLIYLYDDNEISIEGSTELAFTENTALRFESYGWQVIGPVDGLNPEAVSGAIKEAQSDSARPSLIICKTVIGFGSPNKAGKASAHGEPLGTDEVAKSRKSLGWDYEPFVIPPEALAEFRMALDKGKTAQQVWQSKLDYYSSRYPEKAALLQDRLSGKLPDNWDNELDKLFDKAMASREASGLIINTLASRLPALMGGSADLSPSNKTVIKDGGEYEPPHYEGRNIHFGVREHAMGAIANGLALHGGIIPYVATFLIFYDYMRPAVRLASLMGQRVIYIFTHDSIGLGEDGPTHQPIEQLAGLRSVPGLVTIRPADSYETAQAWKTAILRKDGPTAIALSRQKLPLLDNSQANSVNLAKGAYILAETDSRPQVALVASGSEVSIAVQAAEILKNKGVSSRVVSFPSWQLFEAQPRTYRQSILPASLPRVIIEAGSAQGWCKYLGANGDIISIDHFGASAPAPVLYQHFGLTPENMAEKALKLLENEDE from the coding sequence ATGTCAAATACAAAATCAGATAGTTTATGTATAAATGCCCTGCGCTTTCTTGCGGTAGACGCCGTTCAGAAGGCAAATTCGGGGCATCCCGGAGCACCTATGGGTATGGCCGCTATGGCCTATGCCCTGTGGCAAAATTTCCTCAAGCATAACCCCCAAGACCCGGCCTGGCCTAACCGTGACCGTTTCATACTTTCTGCCGGCCATGCCTCAGCCTTGCTTTACTCACTTCTCCACCTTACCGGTTATGATTTGCCGCTGGATGAGCTTAAAAATTTCCGCCAGTGGGGCAGTAAAACCCCGGGGCACCCGGAATACGGCCTGACCCCCGGCGTTGAGATGACTACCGGCCCGCTTGGGCAGGGTTTTGCCAGCGGTGTGGGTATGGCTATGGCCGAAGCCCATCTGGCCGCGGTTTTTAACCAGCCGGATTGCAAAATAATAGACCATTATACCTACGGCATAGTCTCTGACGGGGATTTGATGGAGGGCGTAGCCTCGGAAGCCGCCTCTTTGGCGGGGCATTTGGCACTGGGTAAGCTGATTTACCTGTATGACGATAATGAAATATCTATTGAAGGTTCAACAGAGCTGGCTTTTACCGAAAATACGGCTCTGCGTTTTGAAAGTTACGGCTGGCAGGTAATTGGCCCGGTAGACGGGCTTAACCCTGAGGCAGTTTCAGGGGCTATCAAAGAAGCCCAGTCAGATTCCGCCCGCCCCAGCCTGATTATCTGTAAAACAGTTATCGGTTTTGGCAGCCCGAACAAGGCCGGCAAGGCCTCTGCCCATGGTGAGCCGCTGGGAACAGACGAAGTGGCCAAAAGCCGCAAATCTTTAGGGTGGGATTACGAGCCTTTTGTAATACCGCCTGAAGCTCTGGCGGAATTCCGCATGGCACTGGATAAAGGCAAAACAGCCCAGCAGGTTTGGCAATCCAAGCTGGACTACTATTCAAGCCGTTATCCCGAAAAAGCCGCCCTTTTGCAGGACAGGCTTTCTGGTAAGCTGCCAGACAACTGGGATAATGAGCTGGATAAACTTTTTGACAAGGCTATGGCCAGCCGCGAGGCTTCCGGTTTGATTATAAATACACTGGCTTCCCGCCTGCCAGCCCTTATGGGCGGTTCGGCAGACCTCAGCCCGTCTAACAAAACTGTTATCAAAGACGGCGGCGAATATGAACCGCCGCATTATGAGGGGCGGAATATCCATTTCGGCGTACGTGAACACGCCATGGGAGCAATAGCCAACGGGCTGGCTCTCCACGGCGGGATTATACCTTATGTTGCCACTTTCCTTATATTTTATGATTACATGCGTCCGGCGGTAAGGCTGGCATCCCTTATGGGTCAAAGGGTTATTTATATTTTTACCCATGACTCTATCGGTCTGGGAGAGGACGGCCCTACCCACCAGCCTATTGAACAGCTGGCCGGTTTACGTTCGGTGCCCGGTCTGGTTACTATCCGCCCGGCAGATTCGTATGAAACAGCCCAGGCATGGAAAACGGCCATACTCCGCAAGGACGGCCCGACCGCCATTGCCCTCTCCCGCCAGAAACTGCCTCTCTTAGATAACTCACAGGCAAATTCCGTAAACTTGGCCAAAGGGGCATATATACTGGCAGAAACAGATTCCCGCCCGCAGGTTGCCCTGGTAGCCAGCGGCTCAGAAGTAAGCATAGCCGTTCAGGCGGCTGAAATACTTAAAAATAAAGGCGTCTCGTCAAGGGTAGTATCCTTCCCTTCGTGGCAGCTTTTTGAGGCCCAACCCCGGACCTACCGCCAGAGCATCTTGCCCGCTTCCCTGCCGCGGGTAATAATAGAAGCCGGCAGTGCACAGGGATGGTGCAAATATTTGGGCGCAAACGGTGATATTATTTCCATTGACCATTTCGGGGCATCAGCCCCGGCGCCTGTGCTTTACCAACACTTTGGGCTAACCCCGGAAAATATGGCTGAAAAGGCTTTAAAGCTTTTGGAGAATGAAGATGAGTAA
- a CDS encoding class I SAM-dependent methyltransferase: MFKKLADINNKPELYQQYSAPVLWNDPHISSRMLEFHLNPDIEPASRKAVFIEKSARWIAEYFGLGDGKRVCDFGCGPGLYTSHLAAAGADVTGIDFSSRSIAYARESASAHNLDIHYIEQNYLEFAAPKKFDLITLIYCDYCALSPAQRCRLLSVWRKCLKDGGQILLDVFSLSAYEGRAESAAYGHRLMDGFWSGHDYFGFVNTFKYPLEKVVLDKYTIIEADREWQVFNWLKYFSAAELKDELAENGFEVTGVFSDVAGKVYCETSPEIAVVARKKN, translated from the coding sequence GTGTTTAAAAAACTGGCAGATATAAATAATAAGCCTGAGTTATATCAGCAGTACAGTGCGCCTGTACTCTGGAATGACCCTCATATCTCCTCCCGTATGCTGGAGTTTCACCTCAACCCGGATATTGAGCCTGCATCACGCAAAGCAGTCTTCATTGAAAAATCTGCCCGCTGGATAGCAGAATATTTTGGTTTGGGTGACGGCAAGCGGGTCTGTGATTTCGGTTGCGGGCCGGGGCTTTATACCAGCCATTTGGCGGCTGCGGGTGCAGATGTGACCGGTATAGATTTTTCAAGCCGCTCTATAGCTTATGCCCGTGAATCCGCATCTGCCCATAATCTGGATATCCATTATATAGAGCAAAACTATCTGGAGTTTGCTGCCCCGAAGAAGTTTGACCTGATAACTCTTATCTACTGTGATTACTGCGCGCTCAGCCCGGCCCAGCGTTGCCGGCTTCTTTCGGTCTGGCGGAAATGCCTGAAAGATGGCGGGCAGATATTGCTGGATGTATTTTCTCTTTCAGCTTACGAAGGGCGGGCGGAAAGTGCAGCTTACGGACACCGCTTGATGGACGGCTTCTGGTCAGGCCATGATTATTTCGGCTTTGTTAACACTTTTAAATATCCGCTCGAAAAAGTAGTGCTGGATAAATACACTATTATAGAGGCGGATAGGGAGTGGCAGGTCTTCAACTGGCTGAAGTATTTTTCTGCCGCAGAGCTGAAAGACGAGTTAGCCGAAAACGGGTTTGAGGTAACAGGTGTATTTTCAGATGTTGCCGGGAAGGTTTACTGCGAAACTTCACCTGAAATTGCCGTAGTTGCCCGCAAGAAAAACTAA
- a CDS encoding adenosylcobinamide amidohydrolase, which produces MPAEKVNIRTVAEFHGIKAEVIEHEVWGVPANALVVTFPEERRALSGRQGYRKVKAVCNIYLPDAIWPRLHNDKLSWNGYYRQVFSKALSAIGIPLSKVLVLSTGVTMDHLAFHEEKQGDLWVVVLATAGVESNALRIGQDKSSGIDRNGKFKPFGTINTIILTSESLPQSALASCFITATEAKTIALDELGVMSAYTPGLKASGTGTDQIVAVSGTGDKATYVGGHTLLGELMGRSVTLAIKEALTKRMASRKGH; this is translated from the coding sequence GTGCCCGCTGAGAAGGTAAATATCCGGACAGTTGCCGAATTTCACGGCATAAAGGCCGAGGTTATTGAGCATGAGGTCTGGGGTGTTCCCGCCAATGCTTTAGTGGTTACTTTTCCCGAAGAACGGCGGGCACTTTCCGGCAGGCAGGGTTACCGCAAGGTCAAGGCAGTCTGCAATATTTATCTGCCGGATGCTATCTGGCCGCGTCTGCATAATGATAAATTAAGCTGGAATGGCTATTACCGTCAGGTTTTTTCCAAAGCCCTGAGTGCTATCGGCATTCCCCTTTCCAAAGTGCTGGTTTTATCCACCGGGGTTACCATGGACCATCTGGCCTTCCATGAAGAAAAACAGGGTGATTTATGGGTGGTGGTTCTGGCTACCGCCGGGGTGGAGTCTAATGCCTTACGCATTGGGCAGGATAAGTCTTCGGGTATTGACCGTAACGGCAAGTTCAAACCCTTCGGCACTATAAATACTATTATTCTTACCAGTGAAAGCCTGCCGCAGTCTGCTCTGGCTTCCTGTTTTATAACCGCTACTGAGGCGAAGACTATCGCTTTGGATGAACTGGGTGTCATGAGTGCTTATACCCCCGGCCTAAAAGCCAGCGGCACCGGCACTGACCAGATAGTGGCAGTTTCCGGCACAGGTGACAAGGCAACCTACGTGGGCGGGCATACTTTGCTGGGTGAACTGATGGGGCGGAGTGTTACCCTGGCTATAAAAGAAGCCCTGACCAAGCGTATGGCCAGCAGAAAAGGGCATTAG
- a CDS encoding ABC transporter ATP-binding protein, whose amino-acid sequence MFELEVRDITLAYGAVDVLRNVSFKTMPGEMIGLVGLNGSGKSTLIKSLARVIEPRLGHIYINGRDSRTIPRLELAKMVGVVPQIPVLPSAFTAFEIVLMGRNPHMGTFQYESRKDIAIAWEAMERAGVLHLAERQIGELSGGEIQSVVIARSLCQKTEAILLDEPTSNLDIGRQIEVLDLIKSECRERNITVIAALHDLNLAAHYCERLILIDHNGIHADGSPAEVITTENISRVYGPGSYVHTHPLSGLPAVLPRLGNTRCANGEKGGTGAR is encoded by the coding sequence ATGTTTGAACTTGAAGTCCGGGATATAACCCTGGCCTATGGTGCGGTTGATGTTTTGAGGAATGTCAGCTTTAAAACCATGCCCGGTGAAATGATAGGCTTGGTAGGGCTGAATGGTTCAGGCAAGTCTACCCTGATAAAATCTTTGGCCAGAGTTATAGAGCCGCGTCTGGGGCATATTTACATAAACGGGCGTGATTCGCGTACTATTCCCCGCCTGGAGCTGGCTAAGATGGTAGGGGTTGTGCCTCAGATACCGGTACTTCCCAGCGCTTTTACCGCTTTTGAGATTGTCCTGATGGGCCGAAACCCTCATATGGGAACGTTTCAATATGAAAGCCGCAAGGATATTGCCATTGCCTGGGAGGCGATGGAGAGGGCAGGGGTACTGCATCTGGCTGAAAGACAAATAGGCGAACTTTCGGGTGGTGAAATACAAAGTGTAGTCATTGCCCGTTCGTTATGCCAGAAAACCGAGGCTATTTTGCTGGATGAGCCTACTTCCAATCTGGATATAGGCCGCCAGATAGAGGTACTTGACCTTATAAAATCAGAGTGCCGCGAACGGAATATTACCGTAATTGCCGCCCTGCACGACCTTAATCTGGCTGCCCACTATTGTGAAAGGCTGATACTTATTGATCACAACGGCATTCATGCAGACGGCAGTCCGGCCGAGGTAATAACCACTGAAAATATCAGCCGTGTTTACGGCCCCGGCAGTTATGTCCATACTCATCCCCTAAGCGGACTTCCGGCGGTACTGCCGCGTTTAGGTAATACCCGCTGTGCAAACGGCGAAAAGGGAGGCACGGGTGCCCGCTGA
- the rpiB gene encoding ribose 5-phosphate isomerase B, producing MSNISVAIGADHGGYGLKTDLLPFLNQLGIKVLDLGACTYDSADDYPDFALAVARKVACGQTDRGIIICGSGVGACITANKIKGVRAGLCHDVYSAHQGVEHDDMNVLCLGARVIGIEVAKEIITAFLNARFTGEERHKRRLEKLLQAEKEG from the coding sequence ATGAGTAATATCTCTGTTGCCATCGGGGCAGACCACGGCGGTTACGGCCTGAAAACAGACCTCTTACCCTTTTTAAATCAATTGGGGATAAAGGTGCTGGATTTGGGGGCATGTACCTATGATAGTGCTGATGACTATCCTGATTTTGCTTTAGCGGTGGCCCGAAAGGTTGCCTGCGGGCAGACAGACCGCGGCATTATCATCTGCGGCAGCGGGGTGGGCGCCTGTATCACCGCCAATAAAATCAAAGGCGTCAGGGCCGGCCTCTGCCACGATGTTTACTCCGCCCACCAGGGGGTGGAGCATGATGATATGAACGTGCTTTGTTTAGGGGCCAGGGTAATAGGCATTGAAGTAGCCAAAGAGATTATTACGGCCTTTTTAAATGCCCGCTTTACCGGCGAAGAACGGCACAAACGCCGCCTGGAAAAGCTGCTTCAGGCTGAAAAAGAGGGCTAA
- a CDS encoding pyridoxal phosphate-dependent aminotransferase, with translation MSVSPKPQVEKLKPCYHGGPNYAELRKLGISPDAVMDFSVSSNPYPAPVELKNALCSLVIDRYPDSDSAELKEYLAGRLSLKPENLIMGNGSMEIIRLVAGAYFGVGDTVLILKPTFGEYELAAEVAGADIIEQWADEESGFKFDLDLTCRIIKKHQPKAVFICNPNNPTGVYLSKADIEKVLSVCTDTLLVLDEAYIAFAEGGWKSTDLLETGNIIVIRSMTKDCALAGLRLGYGMASAEIITNLKKVCPPWNVNSAAQKAGLVCLCHPSYLAESEKKIKASKEYLRQGFAGLGFRVLPSETNFFLLKVKKAADFRSALLKHGLMVRDCTSFGLPQYVRIAPRTQSECERLLAVAAELKSKSEIYPA, from the coding sequence TTGTCCGTATCGCCTAAGCCGCAGGTAGAAAAATTAAAGCCGTGTTACCACGGCGGGCCGAACTATGCCGAGCTTAGAAAACTGGGTATCAGCCCGGATGCGGTTATGGATTTTTCGGTAAGCTCAAATCCCTATCCGGCACCTGTTGAGCTCAAAAACGCCCTTTGCTCTTTGGTTATTGACCGCTACCCTGATTCAGATTCTGCCGAACTAAAAGAATACCTGGCAGGCAGGCTTTCACTTAAGCCCGAAAACCTGATTATGGGCAACGGCTCTATGGAAATTATCCGTCTGGTTGCCGGGGCATATTTCGGGGTGGGGGATACGGTTTTAATACTCAAACCCACCTTCGGGGAATATGAACTGGCAGCAGAAGTGGCCGGTGCGGATATAATTGAGCAGTGGGCAGACGAAGAGAGCGGCTTTAAGTTTGATTTGGATTTAACCTGCCGCATTATTAAAAAACACCAGCCCAAAGCGGTATTTATCTGCAATCCCAATAACCCTACCGGGGTTTATCTTTCCAAAGCGGATATTGAAAAAGTGCTGAGCGTCTGCACTGATACCCTGCTGGTGCTGGACGAAGCTTATATAGCCTTTGCTGAAGGCGGCTGGAAATCAACAGATTTGCTCGAAACGGGCAATATTATAGTTATCCGCTCTATGACCAAAGATTGCGCTTTGGCCGGGCTGAGGCTTGGTTATGGCATGGCTTCGGCGGAGATAATAACCAACCTCAAAAAGGTCTGTCCGCCGTGGAATGTTAATTCTGCCGCCCAGAAAGCCGGGCTTGTTTGCCTGTGTCACCCCAGCTATCTGGCGGAATCTGAGAAAAAGATAAAGGCCTCTAAGGAGTATCTCAGGCAGGGTTTTGCAGGCTTGGGCTTTAGAGTGCTGCCCTCCGAGACCAATTTTTTCCTGCTGAAAGTGAAAAAGGCCGCGGATTTCCGTTCGGCACTCCTTAAGCACGGGCTTATGGTGCGGGACTGCACTTCATTCGGCTTGCCACAGTATGTCCGTATTGCTCCCCGCACCCAAAGTGAGTGTGAACGCCTGCTTGCGGTTGCGGCTGAATTGAAAAGTAAGTCTGAGATTTATCCAGCCTGA
- a CDS encoding nitroreductase family protein produces MDTLEAIFSRRSTRHYQNGDVSPSELDTLLRAGMAAPSAGNQQVWHFVVIDERRILDKIPDIHPYSKMLKEAPMAIMVCADTSAETKPGYWIQDCAAASQNILLAAEALGLGACWLGLHPREERKKGISQLLNLPANISPLSLIAIGKKGEVKPPAGRYLESHIHKNGWQV; encoded by the coding sequence ATGGACACACTTGAAGCAATATTCAGCCGCCGAAGCACCCGCCACTATCAAAACGGAGATGTAAGCCCCTCCGAACTGGATACCCTTTTGAGGGCAGGCATGGCCGCCCCTTCCGCCGGAAACCAGCAAGTCTGGCATTTTGTAGTTATAGATGAACGCCGCATACTTGATAAAATACCCGACATTCACCCCTACTCTAAAATGCTGAAAGAAGCCCCCATGGCTATTATGGTCTGTGCAGATACAAGCGCCGAAACCAAACCCGGTTACTGGATACAGGACTGCGCTGCCGCCAGCCAGAATATCCTGCTGGCGGCCGAGGCTTTGGGCTTAGGTGCCTGCTGGCTGGGGCTGCACCCCCGTGAGGAACGGAAAAAGGGCATCTCACAGCTTTTAAACCTTCCGGCCAATATCTCTCCGCTTAGCCTTATAGCCATTGGCAAGAAGGGGGAGGTAAAACCTCCGGCCGGGCGATATTTGGAAAGCCATATACACAAAAATGGCTGGCAGGTTTAG
- a CDS encoding ABC transporter substrate-binding protein yields the protein MLSDIKMKLNSKSARLGTAVASIFLSLVLLLGLAGGCKTADDTENEDDTPVVTEVSYPLTVTDQLGRTVTIQSEPQTIVSLSPSNTETIYAMGLEDKLVGVTTYCNYPEAAADKPKVGGFSTVDVEAVTAIGPDIILASNLHESTVIPQLEQLGLTVIAISPDNLEEVISSIELIGKCLNQVEKANSLVDGMQTRIDAVTAKVKNLSDSQKPRVLYIVWHEPLMSVGSTAFITGLITAAGSVSITADSVEAYPTISLETVLGANPQVIVVGTGMGSGADAPLIFMQDEPRLAAIDARINGNIYSINTDLIGRTGPRIVDALEQLAQMLHPEIFGAFSG from the coding sequence ATGCTGAGTGATATTAAAATGAAACTTAACAGTAAGAGTGCCCGCTTGGGTACGGCTGTTGCCAGTATCTTCTTAAGTTTGGTTTTGCTGCTGGGTTTGGCAGGCGGCTGTAAAACGGCAGACGATACCGAAAATGAAGATGATACCCCGGTAGTAACCGAAGTAAGCTATCCCTTGACAGTGACAGACCAGCTGGGCAGGACGGTAACTATTCAGTCCGAACCCCAGACTATAGTCTCTCTTTCCCCCAGCAATACCGAAACTATTTATGCTATGGGACTGGAAGATAAACTGGTGGGTGTGACTACTTACTGCAACTACCCTGAGGCCGCCGCAGATAAGCCCAAGGTGGGCGGTTTTTCAACCGTAGATGTTGAAGCGGTGACTGCTATAGGACCTGATATTATTCTGGCCTCCAATCTTCATGAATCTACCGTTATCCCTCAGCTTGAACAGCTGGGTCTGACTGTGATAGCTATCAGCCCGGATAATCTGGAAGAAGTAATCTCATCTATTGAGCTTATTGGCAAATGCCTTAATCAGGTTGAAAAAGCCAATTCGCTGGTAGACGGGATGCAAACCCGTATAGATGCGGTAACAGCCAAGGTCAAAAACCTGTCTGACAGTCAGAAACCGCGTGTTTTATACATTGTCTGGCATGAACCTCTTATGAGTGTTGGTTCTACTGCCTTTATAACCGGCTTGATTACTGCTGCCGGAAGCGTTAGTATTACTGCTGATTCTGTAGAAGCTTATCCTACCATTAGTTTGGAAACAGTACTCGGGGCTAATCCCCAGGTGATAGTGGTGGGTACCGGTATGGGTTCAGGGGCGGATGCGCCGCTGATTTTTATGCAGGATGAGCCCCGTCTGGCGGCTATTGATGCCAGAATAAACGGCAATATATATAGTATCAATACAGACCTTATCGGCCGTACCGGCCCGCGGATTGTAGATGCTCTGGAGCAGCTGGCCCAGATGCTCCACCCTGAAATATTCGGGGCTTTCAGCGGATAA